The following are from one region of the Mesorhizobium sp. B4-1-4 genome:
- a CDS encoding sugar ABC transporter ATP-binding protein has protein sequence MNYSDTSISAITPFLSLENVRKTYPGVVALDGFSMEVRPGEVIGLVGENGAGKSTLMKILGGVTTPDTGTITVDGTAHKGLSVEGSLGSGIAFVHQELNLFENLDVAANIFFGREPLRAGPLRLVDRARLREMVAPLLKRVGANFSADTQVADLSLAQQQMVEIAKALSIKARLVILDEPTSSLPIAETDKLLDVIKGLKADGISVIFISHRLHEVERVADRVVVLRDGMLAGTLGKRDINHDQMVKLMIGRMLKEREKASEAARAPGAVALSAKAVRTPTYPGRPVDLDVRRGEILGLAGLVGSGRTELARVFFGIDGCLGGTLELNGTPLVLRSAADAVAHGIFLVPEDRKLTGILLDLSIAQNISLPNLPAHAKRSLVSAGAETATAEKQKKNLGIKAPSVQTRTGTLSGGNQQKVVLGKWLAMNPKVMILDEPTRGIDIGAKAEIYGLMRALADAGVAVLMISSDMEEVIGVSDRIAVMHEGQISGILDKDRFSQENVLLLAVGKQPK, from the coding sequence ATGAATTATTCCGACACATCCATCTCGGCAATCACCCCGTTCCTCAGCCTCGAGAACGTGCGCAAGACCTATCCGGGCGTCGTCGCGCTCGATGGCTTTTCGATGGAGGTGAGGCCTGGCGAGGTCATCGGCCTCGTCGGCGAGAACGGCGCCGGCAAGTCGACCCTGATGAAGATCCTCGGCGGCGTCACCACGCCGGACACCGGCACCATCACCGTCGACGGCACCGCCCACAAGGGCCTGAGCGTCGAAGGCAGCCTTGGCTCGGGCATTGCCTTCGTCCACCAGGAGCTCAACCTGTTCGAGAACCTCGACGTCGCCGCCAACATCTTCTTCGGCCGCGAGCCGCTGCGCGCCGGGCCGCTCAGGCTCGTCGACCGCGCCAGGCTGCGCGAGATGGTGGCGCCGTTGCTCAAGCGCGTCGGCGCCAATTTCTCCGCCGACACGCAGGTCGCCGACCTGTCGCTCGCCCAGCAGCAGATGGTCGAGATCGCCAAGGCGCTGTCGATCAAGGCAAGGCTGGTCATCCTCGACGAGCCGACCTCGAGCCTGCCGATCGCCGAGACCGACAAGCTGCTCGACGTCATCAAGGGGCTGAAGGCCGACGGCATCAGCGTCATCTTCATTTCGCACCGCCTGCACGAGGTCGAGCGTGTCGCCGATCGCGTCGTCGTGCTGCGCGACGGCATGCTGGCCGGCACGCTGGGCAAGCGCGATATAAACCATGACCAGATGGTCAAGCTGATGATCGGCCGCATGCTGAAGGAGCGCGAGAAGGCTTCCGAGGCCGCGCGTGCGCCGGGCGCCGTCGCCCTGTCGGCCAAGGCCGTCCGCACCCCCACCTATCCCGGCCGGCCGGTCGACCTCGACGTCAGGCGCGGCGAAATCCTCGGCCTTGCCGGCCTTGTCGGCTCCGGCCGCACCGAACTGGCACGCGTGTTCTTCGGCATCGACGGCTGCCTCGGCGGCACGCTCGAACTCAACGGCACGCCGCTTGTCCTGCGCTCGGCCGCCGACGCCGTCGCGCATGGCATCTTCCTGGTGCCGGAAGACCGCAAGCTCACCGGCATCCTGCTCGATTTGTCGATCGCGCAGAATATTTCGCTGCCCAATCTGCCGGCCCATGCGAAGCGATCGCTCGTGTCCGCAGGCGCCGAAACGGCAACCGCCGAAAAGCAGAAGAAGAATCTCGGCATCAAGGCGCCCTCGGTGCAGACCCGCACCGGCACGCTGTCGGGCGGCAACCAGCAGAAGGTCGTCCTCGGCAAATGGCTGGCTATGAACCCGAAGGTGATGATCCTCGACGAGCCGACGCGTGGTATCGACATCGGCGCCAAGGCGGAGATTTACGGGCTGATGCGCGCGCTCGCCGATGCCGGGGTCGCCGTGCTGATGATCTCCAGCGACATGGAAGAGGTGATCGGCGTGTCCGACCGCATCGCCGTCATGCATGAGGGCCAGATCTCGGGCATTCTCGACAAGGACCGGTTCAGCCAGGAAAACGTGCTGCTGCTGGCGGTGGGCAAGCAGCCGAAATAG